Genomic segment of Sphingopyxis lindanitolerans:
GGGACGACCGGATCGGGTCGGCGCGTGTGCAGGCGAAGAACTGGCGCTTCGCTTTCTTCGGTGCGCTCCTGATCTCGGGCGGACTAGCGGGCGGGCTCGTCTGGCAGGCCGCGCGCGGCACAATCACGCCCTGGGTCGTCGAGGTGGACAAGCTTGGCGCCGCGCGGGCCGTCGCGGCCGCCGACGGCGACTATCGGCCGACCGATCCGCAGATCGCGTTCCACCTCGCGCGCTTCATCGAGCATTTCCGCTCGATCCCCGCCGATCCGGTCGTGCTCCGCGCCGACTGGCTCAGTGCCTATGATTTCGCGAGTGCCACCGGCGCGCAGGCGCTCAATGACTATGCGCGGACCAACGATCCCTTCGCCGAGGTCGGCAAATTTCAGGTCGCGGTCGATGTTTCGAGCGTCATTCGCGCCTCGAAGGACAGCTTCCGCATCGCCTGGACCGAGCGCCGCTATCAGGACGGAAGCCTAATCGAGCGCTCGCGCTGGTCGGCGATCGTCACCGTCACGCTCAATCCGCCGCGCACCCCCGACGCGATCACGAAAAATCCGCTCGGGCTTTTTGTCACCGCCATCAACTGGTCAAAGGAACTCAGCCAATGACGACGCCACTTCCCCTCCCGATCGCGCTCGGGGCCGCCCTTGTCGTGCTCGCCGCGCCCGCCGCGGCAAGCGATCCGGCCGATCCCCGCCAGCGCGTTGGCCGTGCCAATGCCGAAGCCCGTGTCCAGCCCGATCGCCAAGGCTATCGCAACGCCATCCAGCAATATGCATGGTCCGAAGGCGCACTCTTCCAGGTCTATGCGGCGCCGGGACAGATCACCGACATCGTGCTGCAGGAAGGCGAGCAGCTCGTCGGCCCGGGGCCAGTCGCCTCGGGCGACACGGTGCGCTGGATCATCGGCGACACGGTGAGCGGTGCGGGGGCGCGGCGCCGCGTCCATATCCTCGTGAAGCCAACCCGCTCGGACATCATGACCAACATGATCATCAACACCGACCGTCGCACCTATCATGTCGAACTGCGCGCGACCGCCGCATCCTATATGGCGTCGGTCTCCTGGACCTATCCCGCCGACGAGCTCATCGCCTTGCAAGTCGCCGAGGCCGAGGCGGCGCGCGCCGCGCCCGTAGCCGGGGCGATCGATCTGGCGGCGCTCAATTTCCGCTACCGGATTGCGGGCGACAAGGTCGATTGGCGCCCGGTCCGCGCGTTCGACGACACGCGCCAGCTCTTCATCGAGTTTGGCGCAGATATCGCATCGGGCGACATGCCGCCGCTGTTCGTCATCGGCCGCAGCGGCGAAGCCGAACTCGTCAACTACCGGGTGCAGGGGCGCTACATGATCGTCGACCGCCTGTTCGAGCGCGGCGAACTCCGCTTGGGGGCCGGGAAACAGGCGCGGACCGTCCGGATCGAGCGCGAGATACCGCGCCGCCGGGGCCGGTCATGACCGAGCGCGAGGATCCGGCCGTGCCGCCCGCCGAAGAGCCGGGCGACGAATATCGCGCTGCGCAGCCGCCGGGCATCGACGCCTTCCGCCTGCGCGGCGACCCGCCGCGGGTGATGCGGCTGTCGCGCAAGACGCTGGCGAGCATCGGTGCGGTCGGCGGCATTGCGATCGGCGGCGCCTTGCTCTGGGCGCTGCAACCCTCGGCGCCCAAGACGGCAGAGAATCTCTATTCGGCCTATACAGCCAACCCCGCCGAGGTCGTCACGGGCGCGCCCGCCGACTATGGCAAGGTGCCGAAGCTTGGGCCGCCGCTGCCCGGGGACCTTGGCAGACCGATCGTGGCGGCGCAGCAGAACGGGGAAATCGTCCCCGTGCCGCCGATCGGACAGACGCCGCCCGACGGACGGTCGCTGGCCGACGAAGCGCGCGAGCGCGCGCGGCAGGAGCGTGAGAGCGCGCAGACGAGCCGGCTCTTTCTTGGCGGCGGTTCGTCGCCTGCGTCAGTGGCCGACGCGCTACCGGGGTTGATCGATCGTCCGGTCGGCGACCCGGCGGCACCCGAGGCGCGCGCGCGAACCGCGACGACGGCACGCCGCGCCTTTATCGAAGGCAGCGCCCGGACGCCCGCCGAAAGTGCCGAACGTATCCGCAAGCCGAGCTCGCCCAATATCCTCCAAGCCGGAAGCCTGATCCCGGCAGCGTTGATTACCGGAATAAGGTCCGATCTGCCGGGACAGGTGACCGCGCAGGTGACGCAAAATGTCTATGACAGCCCGACCGGTCGCATCCTGCTCATTCCCCAGGGCGCGCGGCTTATCGGCGAATATGACAGCGAAATCGCTTCGGGGCAGGAGCGCGTGCTGCTTGCCTGGGACCGGCTGATACTGCCCGGCGGCCGGTCGATTCGGCTCGATCGCCAGCCCGGCGCCGATGCACGCGGCATGGCAGGAGTTGCCGATCGCACCGACCATCATTGGGGATCGATGCTGCGCGCCGCGCTCATTTCCACTTTGCTCGGTGTCGGCGCCGAACTTGGCTCCGACGGCGATGACGCGATCGTGCGTGCGCTTCGCGACGGGTCGCAGGATACGGTCAACCAGTCGGGCCGGCGCCTCGTCGAGCGCCAGATGAATGTCCCGCCGACCCTCACCATTCGCCCCGGCTTCGCGCTGCGCGTCCTCGTAACCCGCGATCTGATCCTTGAGCCTGAAGGAGGCGCGTCGTGAGCAGGCTCAGACTTGGTCCGATCGCCGACGACAAGCCGGTGAAGCTTACGATCGAATTGCCGGGATCCCTCCATCGCGAATTGCTCGTCTATGCCGAGGTGCATGCGAAGGCCAATGGCCTCGCGGCGCCTATGGCGCCGGAAAAGATCGCGGTGCCGATGATCGAGCGCTTTATCGCGACCGATCGTGGATTTGCGACGGAACGGCGGCGTCATCCTCGCGTCGGTCAGGCTTGATCGCCCATATTTTGTTCGTTCAAACCGCTGACGGCTGTGCGCCAAAAAAGACGCCCGCGCGATCGAAACCGTGCGGGCGTCAGATGAAGATCTCTGTTCCCTGAAAGGAAGAGCTCTTCTGGGTCGCACGGCGCGGATAGCGTCGCGAGCCGACCGATAATTGTACGGCAGCGCCAAAAGATACCCCGGAGTTCAAACCGATGTCGGCGTTCGATTGGTTTCAGCCAGAAGCCCGGTGATCTCCGATCGGCCAAGACCAGCGAATTCCCTGAGTAGCAAACATTCCGGGGAGATGAAGTGCAGGCGCGCTCATCGAGCACGATTGCTTGCCCCATTTTCTCAAAGAATTCCTGTGTCCTTGAGCCAATCTTCCACGAGCGTCGGCCATCTCTCAACGGGATGACCCAGCGGGCGCATGGCGAAGGCGTGACCTCCCTTGGCAAAGAGATGGACTTCTGCTGGAACGCCTGCCTCGTCCAGCGCTCGCGCATAGACGGTGCTGTTGCAAATCGGATCGACAGGATCGTCCCAAGCCTGAAGAAGAAATGTCGGCGGGGTCATCTTGGTGACTTTGATTCCAGGATCAAGCGAGCCCCCCGCTCTGCACAGGTGGCCCGGGAACATTGCGATGGCAAAATCGGGCCGGCTGCTCACTTTGTCTATTTCGTCGACTGGCTGATAGGCAGGTTCGAATATATTGCTGGTCTGCGCGACCAGATACCCTCCCGCCGAGAAGCCGATGACACCGATCTTGCGGGGGTTGATCTTGAGCTCACTGGCGCGCGAGCGCACCAGGCGTATCGCACGCTGGGCGTCCTGCAACGCAAGGAGGTGCTTGGGCGTCACTGCACAATGGCAGCCTTCATCATAATGGTGGTTGCTTTTGGGAACGCGGTATTTGACGAGCACGCAGATAGTGCCTCTTGAAGTCAGCCAATCGCAAACTTCACTACCTTCCAGATCGATCGCGAGCTTGGAAAATCCTCCGCCGGGAAAAACCAGCATCGCGGCGCCATTGCCGGGTTGTTTGGCTGGAAACACCGTGAGAGTGGGCACAGTAACGTTGAAGACGCCGGTAACCGGACGCCCGGCGAAGCGTTTCGGATTCGTTGCCGTTTCGCTATACTCGGGAGGAAGTTTGACATCTTCCATGTTCGGCGCGGCTCCAGGCCACAATGGCGTCTGCTGATGGCCCGCCGGGGGTTGCCACACGCCCTCCTTCCTGCCCTCAACGCTTGCCGCCTCGGTCACCTTTGTCAGGCCCTTAGCGTCAGAGATAAGCGTCTCAGCCTCGCTGCAGCCAACAACGAAGCCTTGAACGCACAAAAGGCCTGCTAGAGTCAGGCTTCGCCGCAATGAAACTCCGATCCGCCCCGCATTCCGCATTGTCCTGCTTCCTCACCTCGGATCGCCACCGGAAAATTTCTCCTGACGGCATCTAACCTCCAATTGAGCGGCTGACCAACGGATGATTTCTCGGGCCAGAGGCCAATTTTTTTAGGGACATGCCGTGGATCTCGATCAATCTTGCTAAACACGCTGCGCGCTTTGGAAGCTGCGGCGCAGCATTCGGACTTTGAGCGCGCGGCTCCTTGCTGGCATTGTTGCGGACGGGGCCGGGGCCGCGGCGCATTCGCAGCCCTAGTGGAGTTTTGCAGCGATATCGGCTGGCGCCATGTTCCCATATAGGCTAGGGGGCTACCCTATGGGACATATGATCGAAAAGAAGGGCGACCTCTTGGCCCGCGTCAAACGGATCGCCGGCCAGGTTTCGGCCGTCGAGCGAGGGCTCGATCGGGACGCGGGTTGCGCGGAGATTCTGCATCTCGTCGCCGCCGTGCGCGGCGCCGTGAATGGCCTGCTCGACGAAATCGTCGTCGATCATCTCGACGAGCATGTCGCCAAGCCTGGCCTGTCGGACGCCGAGCGGAAAAAGGGCGCTGAAGAACTGATGACGGTCATCCGTCGGTACGTGAAGTAGAGCCACCCATGGCAGAGACGGGCAACATCGACACTCTCGAGCACAATCACGTCTTCCTGGGCGCGTCGCATGACGAGAATGCGCGGCGCACCCTGTGGGTCGTCGCGCTTACGGCGGTCATGATGGTGGGCGAGATCATCGCAGGCTATGTGACGGGCTCGATGGCCCTGCTGGCCGACGGCTTCCACATGGCGACCCACGCTGGCGCGTTGAGCGTGGCGGCGGTCGCCTATTCTTACGCCAAGCGCCACGCGTTCGACCGTCGCTTCAGCTTCGGCACCGGTAAGGTCGGCGATCTTGCCGGTTTTGCTTCGGCGCTCATTCTCGGTCTCGTTGCGCTCGGGATCGGGATCGAATCCGTCTTGCGTCTGTATCAGCCGATCCGTGTCGCGTTTGGAGAAGCCACGGTGATCGCGATTGTCGGGCTAGGCGTGAACATTGTCAGCGCATTCCTGCTGTCCGGTGGCCACGCCCATGGTCATTCACATGGTCATGGGCATCACGATCATCATGGGCACGATCATGGGCATGGTGGCAAAGGTCAGGACAATAATCTGCGATCGGCCTACGCCCATGTGCTCGCCGATGCGCTTACTTCGGTTCTTGCGATCGCGGCCCTGCTGGCCGGTCGATATCTCGGCTGGATCTGGCTCGATCCGGTCATGGGTATTGTCGGTGCCATCGTGATCGCGCGCTGGTCCTGGTCGCTCATGCGCGACACCGCGTCGGTGCTGCTTGACGCAAGCGATGAGCAGGTCGCGGGCGAGGTGCGCGACCTGCTGGACGACGGTCCGGGCGGTGCCCGCATTACCGATTTGCACGTCTGGAGAATTGGACCGGAAGCGCATGCCGGCATTGTCAGTGTCGCGCCCGGACCCGGGATTGATCAGGAAATGATCCGGGGGCGGCTCAAGCCGGTGCATGAACTCGCCCATCTCACGGTCGAGATCCGATGAAATCGCCGTGCGTCGAAATCTGTTCTTTTGACGGGCGCACCGGTTGGTGCCGCGCCTGCGGCCGCACCAAGCAGGAATGCCGGAGCTGGAAGAAGGCCCGGCCGCATCAGCAACAGAAGATCGCATCAGACCTGCCACGACGTCTGGCGAAGTTGACTGCGACACGATCCGATTAACGGTCGTTGTCAGCGTTTGAACGGGACGCAAAAATCACGGCCGTACTGGAAAGTCAATTGGGTGCTTGAAATGCGGTCTCCAGCTCATCGACCATGTCCAGCTCGGCCTTCGCCGCCGCCCGGGCCCGGGTGACATCGTGCGCTTTGACCGCCGCTTCCATCGCAGTCAGCCCATCGTCAAACCGGGTCCGCAGCTTGGCGAGAGGCGCCAACCCGGAAATATTTGCCCACCGTTCGCGCGCATAAGTGGTGGCTGCTGCCATGTCGTCCCAACGCGGCGGCTTGGCCTGTGCATCGGCATCATAACGAAAGCCGGCATAATCGAGCAGGCTGACATCAATCGGCACCGCAGGTGTGCCGGGAACCGCGCTCACAATTCTGCGAAAGCCCTCAATCGAGGCGAGCGCGAGATCGACTCTCTGGTCGGACTTTCGCGCGCGGCGGACCGCAGCAAGATGTGTTTGCAGGCTCGCTGACAAGGCAGCGGGAACCATGGGCTTCAACGTGCCAGCCGCCGCTTCTGCCGCCAGTATCGACGTGTCGAGCTCGGCCGGCGTCGCGGTAAATGCCGTCTCGGTCAATGTCTCGAAGGGTTCGCCCGCTGCCGACAGGGCCGCGGCAACTTTCGCTTGGTTGCTTGCCATGGCCTGGCTTGGCGCCGATTCCGGCATCTCGGCCTTCCCGCCCGTGTTGTTCTTGCCGCCACAGGCCGAGAGCATAAGCGCTGTCGCAAATATTGCTAAGCCGGGCTTGATCATGAGGATGCTCCTTGGGTGGGGGGGATTTCGATGGCGGCGATGCGAGGGTGCTGCTGTCTCGCGGTCGATAAATTCCGCAAGCGATGCGCGTAATACGCAATGTCCCCATATAAACAGCCGAGCTCCTCTTCGGCTGGTCGAACCAATGCGGGCGAAATGGCTTATACCACACCCCGCCGGCACGAGTCGCGCTCGAAGGCATATTGAACATGGACGAGGCACCCGCCGTTGCAATCCTTGCGGCCATTGTCGACGAACGGCGACGCTCTGCGGTTGCCTCCGCGTCGCTTGATCGATGTGTGCGCCGCTCAAACAGCTTCTCGCGCGGCAAGCGCCAAATGGCGGAGGCTTCAGACTTCGGCGGATTTTCTTTTTCCGATGCGGGCTTTCTCGCCTGGCGGCGTCAACAGCCCAATGTCCACTCTGCACGCTCCAGCATTCCCGCATGATGTCGAGGCGTTAGTGGTGGGCAGCCGGAAGCGAAGGGGCTATCGTTCGAGCATGACCAAATGGTTTCGGCTGTCACCGCCCCTATTACTGCTCCTGCCGCTGGGGGCTTGCGCCCACTTTGAACCGCGACCACTCGCTGCCGATCCCATGTCCGCGCCGGCCCTACAGGCGCCAATCGCCGACCTCTTGTCGCGCGACGCCGCGCATATCGACCGGCCCTATCTGAAACCCGTGGCGCTCGACCTGTCGGCCCCGCTCGATCCCAATGGCATCGCGATACTCGCGGTGATCGCCAACCCGGAACTCAAGGCGCAGCGCGCCCGCGCCGGCGTGCGGGACGCGCAAGTCTTCGCTGCGGGGCTGCTTCCCGATCCCAGCTTCAGTTTCGGCGTCGATCATATCCTCTCGGGTCCCGATCCGCTCGACAATATCGCCGGCGCGCTCGGTTTCAGCCTCAATGCGCTGCGCACGCAAAGGGTACAGCGCGCCCAAGCGGTCGCCGAGGCGCGGCAAGTGCGGCTCGACCTCGCCTGGGCCGAATGGCAGACCGCCTGCAACGCGCGGCTGCAGGCGGTGCGCGTCTTGGCGCTCGAGCAGGCGCTCGCCAATGCGGCCACCAGCGCCGATGCCAGCGAGGCGCTGCTCGGGCGCTATCTGAAAGCGGCGGGCCGCGGCGACATCGCCCCCGATCAGGTCCAGTCATCGCGCATTGCAGCGCTCGATGCCCAGAGCAATTTTCGCAGCGCCCAGACGACTCTCGCGACCGCGCGCTCTGAACTGCATCGCTTGCTCGGGCTGCCGCCGACCTACGCGCTGCGGCTGGCGCCCGCGT
This window contains:
- the trbF gene encoding conjugal transfer protein TrbF produces the protein MFKRPSNHYGRSPEPVTPYQRAAQVWDDRIGSARVQAKNWRFAFFGALLISGGLAGGLVWQAARGTITPWVVEVDKLGAARAVAAADGDYRPTDPQIAFHLARFIEHFRSIPADPVVLRADWLSAYDFASATGAQALNDYARTNDPFAEVGKFQVAVDVSSVIRASKDSFRIAWTERRYQDGSLIERSRWSAIVTVTLNPPRTPDAITKNPLGLFVTAINWSKELSQ
- the trbG gene encoding P-type conjugative transfer protein TrbG → MTTPLPLPIALGAALVVLAAPAAASDPADPRQRVGRANAEARVQPDRQGYRNAIQQYAWSEGALFQVYAAPGQITDIVLQEGEQLVGPGPVASGDTVRWIIGDTVSGAGARRRVHILVKPTRSDIMTNMIINTDRRTYHVELRATAASYMASVSWTYPADELIALQVAEAEAARAAPVAGAIDLAALNFRYRIAGDKVDWRPVRAFDDTRQLFIEFGADIASGDMPPLFVIGRSGEAELVNYRVQGRYMIVDRLFERGELRLGAGKQARTVRIEREIPRRRGRS
- a CDS encoding TrbI/VirB10 family protein, translating into MTEREDPAVPPAEEPGDEYRAAQPPGIDAFRLRGDPPRVMRLSRKTLASIGAVGGIAIGGALLWALQPSAPKTAENLYSAYTANPAEVVTGAPADYGKVPKLGPPLPGDLGRPIVAAQQNGEIVPVPPIGQTPPDGRSLADEARERARQERESAQTSRLFLGGGSSPASVADALPGLIDRPVGDPAAPEARARTATTARRAFIEGSARTPAESAERIRKPSSPNILQAGSLIPAALITGIRSDLPGQVTAQVTQNVYDSPTGRILLIPQGARLIGEYDSEIASGQERVLLAWDRLILPGGRSIRLDRQPGADARGMAGVADRTDHHWGSMLRAALISTLLGVGAELGSDGDDAIVRALRDGSQDTVNQSGRRLVERQMNVPPTLTIRPGFALRVLVTRDLILEPEGGAS
- a CDS encoding DUF2274 domain-containing protein: MSRLRLGPIADDKPVKLTIELPGSLHRELLVYAEVHAKANGLAAPMAPEKIAVPMIERFIATDRGFATERRRHPRVGQA
- a CDS encoding alpha/beta hydrolase, translating into MTEAASVEGRKEGVWQPPAGHQQTPLWPGAAPNMEDVKLPPEYSETATNPKRFAGRPVTGVFNVTVPTLTVFPAKQPGNGAAMLVFPGGGFSKLAIDLEGSEVCDWLTSRGTICVLVKYRVPKSNHHYDEGCHCAVTPKHLLALQDAQRAIRLVRSRASELKINPRKIGVIGFSAGGYLVAQTSNIFEPAYQPVDEIDKVSSRPDFAIAMFPGHLCRAGGSLDPGIKVTKMTPPTFLLQAWDDPVDPICNSTVYARALDEAGVPAEVHLFAKGGHAFAMRPLGHPVERWPTLVEDWLKDTGIL
- a CDS encoding metal/formaldehyde-sensitive transcriptional repressor; this translates as MGHMIEKKGDLLARVKRIAGQVSAVERGLDRDAGCAEILHLVAAVRGAVNGLLDEIVVDHLDEHVAKPGLSDAERKKGAEELMTVIRRYVK
- the dmeF gene encoding CDF family Co(II)/Ni(II) efflux transporter DmeF: MAETGNIDTLEHNHVFLGASHDENARRTLWVVALTAVMMVGEIIAGYVTGSMALLADGFHMATHAGALSVAAVAYSYAKRHAFDRRFSFGTGKVGDLAGFASALILGLVALGIGIESVLRLYQPIRVAFGEATVIAIVGLGVNIVSAFLLSGGHAHGHSHGHGHHDHHGHDHGHGGKGQDNNLRSAYAHVLADALTSVLAIAALLAGRYLGWIWLDPVMGIVGAIVIARWSWSLMRDTASVLLDASDEQVAGEVRDLLDDGPGGARITDLHVWRIGPEAHAGIVSVAPGPGIDQEMIRGRLKPVHELAHLTVEIR
- a CDS encoding DUF1289 domain-containing protein, whose translation is MKSPCVEICSFDGRTGWCRACGRTKQECRSWKKARPHQQQKIASDLPRRLAKLTATRSD
- a CDS encoding TolC family protein; amino-acid sequence: MSAPALQAPIADLLSRDAAHIDRPYLKPVALDLSAPLDPNGIAILAVIANPELKAQRARAGVRDAQVFAAGLLPDPSFSFGVDHILSGPDPLDNIAGALGFSLNALRTQRVQRAQAVAEARQVRLDLAWAEWQTACNARLQAVRVLALEQALANAATSADASEALLGRYLKAAGRGDIAPDQVQSSRIAALDAQSNFRSAQTTLATARSELHRLLGLPPTYALRLAPASLPAPVPDADRLLALALADRDDLAALRAGYDAQEAAVRRAILDQFPTLDLTISGARDTGGNKLIGPSIGFTLPLWNRNRGGIAVAEATREALRQEYDARLFQTRADIAAAASGLAIARQQYALLRAGMPALATFALASRRAAQRGDLALATAEVAEQSLRDRQLLLLQSEQAIAEQTIALELLVGAPQEAWTL